One Pontibacter deserti genomic region harbors:
- a CDS encoding amidohydrolase yields the protein MNLRVTIVQTELHWHNAVANRNMLADKLAAVAPKTDLIVLPEMFTTGFSMDAPALAEQPEGDTLQWMREQAARYDAVVTGSIIVQENDQYYNRLLWVRPDGSYEHYNKKHLFRMAKEHHTYTSGSERLTTELKGWKICPLVCYDLRFPVWSRNTGERYDLLLYVANWPKIRSLAWRTLLQARAIENIAYTIGVNRIGTDGNNHPYSGDSAIIHPKGHKLLETTEQEGVHTITLSKQELLDFRDVFPAHLDADDFELRG from the coding sequence ATGAACCTGCGGGTAACGATAGTACAGACGGAACTACACTGGCACAATGCGGTGGCAAACCGAAATATGCTTGCGGATAAGCTGGCTGCCGTTGCGCCTAAAACTGACCTGATTGTGCTGCCGGAAATGTTTACGACAGGGTTTAGCATGGATGCCCCTGCACTGGCCGAACAACCTGAAGGTGACACCCTGCAATGGATGCGGGAGCAGGCTGCTAGGTATGATGCTGTAGTTACCGGAAGTATAATTGTGCAGGAAAATGACCAGTACTATAACCGTCTGCTTTGGGTTAGGCCTGATGGCAGCTATGAACACTACAACAAAAAACACCTGTTCCGGATGGCGAAGGAGCACCATACTTATACATCTGGAAGTGAGCGCTTGACAACAGAATTAAAAGGCTGGAAAATATGTCCGCTGGTGTGCTACGACCTACGTTTTCCGGTGTGGAGCCGCAACACAGGCGAGCGCTACGACCTGCTCCTGTATGTTGCCAACTGGCCTAAAATCCGTAGCCTGGCCTGGCGCACTTTGCTGCAAGCCCGCGCTATCGAGAATATTGCCTATACTATTGGCGTTAACCGCATCGGTACTGATGGCAATAATCATCCTTACTCCGGCGACTCAGCTATCATTCATCCGAAAGGCCATAAGCTACTGGAAACTACCGAGCAGGAGGGAGTACACACCATCACGCTAAGCAAGCAGGAATTACTGGATTTCAGAGATGTTTTCCCGGCCCACCTGGATGCAGATGATTTTGAGTTGAGAGGGTAA
- a CDS encoding methionine aminotransferase, with protein MANNLTSKLPDVGTSIFSVMSALANEHKAINLSQGFPDFNCPEPLIELVTKYMHDGFNQYAPMPGVLSLREKISIKTEKLYGYRPNPDTEITVTSGATEALFGAITSVVKPGDEVVVLEPSYDCYAPAIRLSGGTPVYVPLSLPDFSINWELVRSRITSKTRLIIVNTPHNPTGAVMTKADMDELALLADAHNLFVISDEVYEHMVFDGLKHHSALENPVLRERSFVISSFGKTYHTTGWKVGYAVAPPALTAELRKMHQFITFCTVTPLQLAIADFMDNEEHYLSLPDFYQEKRDAFCEYLAPSRFEFLPSVGTYFQLLKYDAISQEHDQDFARRLVQEVGVAAVPVSAFYHDKTDHKYLRFCFAKGDETLCAAAEKLVKL; from the coding sequence ATGGCAAATAACTTAACCAGCAAACTACCTGATGTAGGCACCAGTATCTTCTCAGTGATGTCGGCACTGGCCAACGAACATAAAGCCATTAACCTGTCGCAGGGCTTCCCGGACTTTAATTGCCCTGAGCCTTTGATAGAGCTGGTTACAAAGTATATGCACGATGGTTTTAACCAATATGCACCAATGCCCGGTGTTCTGTCTCTGCGCGAAAAAATAAGTATAAAAACTGAAAAGCTGTATGGGTACCGCCCCAACCCGGACACCGAGATAACAGTTACCTCCGGAGCAACCGAAGCTTTATTTGGAGCTATTACCTCCGTAGTTAAACCTGGCGATGAGGTGGTGGTGCTGGAGCCCAGCTACGATTGCTACGCCCCTGCTATCCGTTTAAGCGGTGGCACGCCAGTATATGTGCCCCTGTCGCTTCCTGATTTCAGCATAAACTGGGAGTTGGTAAGAAGCCGCATCACATCAAAAACACGACTTATTATTGTAAACACGCCACACAACCCAACCGGCGCTGTTATGACCAAAGCTGATATGGATGAGCTGGCTTTGCTTGCCGATGCCCACAACCTTTTTGTGATCAGCGACGAGGTATATGAGCACATGGTTTTTGACGGTCTTAAACACCATAGCGCCTTGGAGAATCCTGTACTTCGCGAGCGCAGCTTTGTGATCTCCTCGTTTGGTAAAACCTACCATACCACCGGCTGGAAAGTTGGCTATGCTGTGGCACCACCTGCATTAACAGCTGAGCTCCGTAAAATGCACCAGTTCATTACGTTTTGTACCGTTACGCCACTACAGTTAGCTATCGCTGATTTTATGGACAACGAAGAACATTACCTGAGCCTGCCAGACTTTTACCAGGAAAAACGCGATGCTTTCTGCGAATATTTGGCACCGTCAAGGTTCGAGTTTCTTCCGTCTGTGGGCACGTATTTCCAGTTGCTGAAGTATGATGCTATCTCGCAGGAGCACGACCAGGATTTTGCCAGACGCCTGGTACAGGAAGTTGGTGTGGCTGCCGTTCCGGTATCCGCTTTCTACCACGACAAAACCGACCACAAATACCTGCGCTTCTGTTTTGCCAAGGGTGACGAAACACTCTGCGCTGCCGCCGAAAAGCTGGTGAAACTATAG
- a CDS encoding uracil-DNA glycosylase family protein, whose product MEPLENLLQQIRACRICEEHLALGPRPVLRASATAKLLIVGQAPGTKVHASGKPWDDQSGKRLRHWLGLEPEVFYDESKVAIVPMGFCYPGKGKSGDLPPRPECAQHWHQALLGLLPNIELTLLVGKYAQDYFLGAKAKANLTQTVANWYAYLPEYMPMPHPSPRNQFWVKHNPWFEQDAIPVLREQVKQLLS is encoded by the coding sequence ATGGAGCCACTCGAGAACTTACTGCAACAGATACGAGCCTGCCGCATTTGTGAAGAACACCTGGCACTTGGTCCCAGGCCGGTATTGCGTGCAAGCGCTACAGCAAAGCTACTTATAGTTGGTCAGGCTCCGGGCACCAAAGTACACGCCAGCGGCAAACCCTGGGACGACCAGAGCGGAAAGCGCCTGCGCCACTGGCTGGGACTGGAACCTGAAGTATTTTATGATGAAAGCAAAGTAGCTATAGTTCCGATGGGGTTTTGCTACCCGGGCAAAGGCAAAAGCGGCGACCTGCCACCGCGCCCCGAGTGTGCCCAACACTGGCACCAAGCTTTACTAGGCCTGCTCCCGAACATCGAGTTAACATTACTGGTAGGTAAGTATGCGCAGGATTATTTTCTGGGCGCCAAGGCGAAGGCTAACCTCACCCAGACTGTAGCTAACTGGTATGCGTATTTGCCTGAATATATGCCGATGCCACACCCTTCGCCACGCAACCAGTTTTGGGTGAAACATAACCCCTGGTTTGAGCAGGATGCCATTCCAGTGTTACGTGAACAAGTAAAACAGTTACTCTCCTAA